The Pieris brassicae chromosome 7, ilPieBrab1.1, whole genome shotgun sequence genome includes the window TACTTCTTCTAATGGACACGGTTTGATTCCACTGTACCTACACACTtgaccaaaaaaatatttttgtagtatACAAATATCTTGTGTAGGTTTCTTTACTCAGCCATAGGTAGTTCAACATAGGCATATTATGTTCACGAAATTGATACCAAACCTTTGTGAACATAATAGAGCAAAAACTAATTAGTTAggctgtattatatatattatactaattaattagtaataatttgaCTAAGCATGTACTCACATTGGCTTTTATTCTTTCGATTTCTCGCTCCTTCTCTTCATCTTGCTCAGTAGAGGTTGTGCAATATCGACTATTTTTCTGACATAACGGCAATCGGGCAAGGAGAATTACATTATGTTTGCAGACAGTATTTATTATGgtattgattatatatttaattttctagaaATCAgaaacatttcattaaaacCTAGAAAGTTAAACTGTTCGATTAAttcatgtaatttaatactcaCAAGCATAATTTTACGagcatttttattaagttataggtgaaaataaatacaaatcaagtaatttaccaaatatttaattttatgtaataaaaaaataaaacagctgtttattgttattaagtctatgttaattagtttaatcatTAATGACGTTTAGTATCTAACATTTAAAGATTGATCATTGAAGTTTGTACTTTCAGCTGTTTtgatatatagattatattatattgacaatacCACAATAGCCACAGCTACTAGAGTTCATTCACCAGTCTGTaatctgtaatattttttttttgccttGGTAACGAAacctttaagccaagtctTATTTTCGGTCACTAATTCACATGTTATTCTAACGTTTcacttgttttcttaaatcttcctcatagtatttttacatatttatacaatgaactataacactttttgtttttgagaaAATCGCACAACTGGCGGCGGAAGGGATCACTACCTTCCATTATTTCACTATTACAGTAgtcttttaaaaatgaatatttggttttggcatttaaaaaagatatggTTGATATCTATAGCTGCGATCTCGTTATGCAATCTGTAATACTTCTTATCTATAGAGTACAATAATGTCatagacataaataaatcGAGAGGACGTTGTTTTCGTGAAGTGATGTCCCCTCTAAAGAATTATTTGAGGGTACAGATTTGAGATtacttagtaaaatatttataaactataggcacagtattatttattcaaataggtTCCGAAAAAAGTAAgttgtttcatttaaattaataatgatatgacTATATTGTAATGATGCTCTGGTattgaaaagttttaaaataattgtctgtgtatttaaaaaatttaaatctgtTCGCGAAacatagttttgttttaaattttgataaattaattctttttaGCATTCCATTTTCCGATATCTCTGAAGTCCGATTCcgaaataatactttatatcaCATCACTACACGACTACGGACCGGAAGCGTTGTGCACGTCAGTCATTCATTTTTGATCTTAAGATTTTTACAAACTAAGTAATTTtcctattaattttatttcgattTAAAGTTGTTTGAGAGACGCGAAAAACCGGGTGCTACAAATATATTGTGAATATTGCTTTTGCATTTACGTCTTATTTTTAAGGTAAGTTTACCGGCTTGGGTGACTCCCACTTCGATTATACTAACACTGGAATGACGAAGCcgataatttttcttattgtTAAATGCATGCACGATGGATATTAATATCTTTGTATCACTGGCGCTCCAGTATTGTAATATTCGTGGTTATATTTAACGTTGAAAGATAAGGGCGTTTCCATAAAGTGCAGTCCAACATTGCCGTCGTGATTTTTATCGTATTATGAATCACGAATTTCACAATTGGTTATtgattaacataaatatatgccTTACTTATTTGAAtgcaaatgtaaaattgttatatgtgTCTTTTATGGTTCATAATAAGAGGAAGTAGTTCCAGTTATAGATAGTggtttatgaaaataaaatagaagcaTTGATTATTTCGCATTATTTATCGTCAATTTGCAATTTTCAGAGCATCAATCTGACCTTTACTTTTCTTATTAGACAAAGTTTTGATGGTTTAaccttaaatttataaagcaTACTTAGACTTATCCCAGGTTGAGACTTACGATTTGAGACCTAGCACGAACATTGACTTCTATATAGTAATAACATACACAATACTTGTTTGACTATCAAGAGAGTTAGTGTGCGCACAGCAAGAAGTTGACAACTacaactttaaattttatcctaaagttattttaatagaaactgTGTATTAATTTGCCACTCTTTTTTACCACATTCTCAGTAAAATCTTAGTGTGTAAAtcctataattttaaaaacagagTTTGGAATGACTAAAAAACTCACTATGggtaaagaaagaaaaaaaaatttcagtcCTTGCAttggaaatatattattaaaaattttgaatgaacaatataataaatatgatgtaATATCTAttgtctttataaaatattatttagttagtaataaattttatctaatagaACAGTCTCAGGGAAGAAAATCATTTGAGATTGTAAGAGTagttttgtttacttttaatttttgaattacttTTTGTAAGTTAAGTTGACAGCACTTgtgtctttatatttttatttaaaaaaaaattgataattttatgtagcaaataagaattatattagatGTTTCTCGTTCTACGCATAccctattaatattttatctgtattacATCGTGTTATTCTCAAGTTGTTATTGTAGAAACTAACATGTCTGGAGAACCTGATGTTGCTCGTACTCCAGAGGAGGAAACTGAGGAAGAAATCAAATCCTCTTACAAACCACCTCCGGAGAAGACCATAGAGGAGATCCTGGCTGCTGACCAGGAAGATGAGTCTTTACGGAAGTATAAAGAGGCATTGTTAGGACAGGTGCAGGCTGGTCCTGTTATTGTTGGTAAGTAATACTTACCATTTCTATCCCATAGTATTATTTAGTATGTATTAGTTTATTTCATGTAATAAACTTATCTTGGGAATTAAAAATGGTTTtggttattaattaatgtgcTTTTgttctttctttttaatttaaatgtatgttcTTCATAGTAATTTGGTAATGATGGAGCAAAAGCTGAGTATCACCCTCTCCAAGGCTCAGCAACACTGACACCTAATGTTTTCATACTTTGACTCTGAGGAatgaatattttcatataactgATGATTTTAGATTTGCATTGATGTGTTGGGTTGGTGGTATAGATAACTACTAAAACAAAGTAGGATATTCGGTCAGACAAATATTAGAGATCAATTAAGGAGGAGCTGCAGGATcagaattcatattttttccatCATTATCAATTAAGAACTATGCAACGTAACTgcaattaagattaatataaatttaaagtaatgccatttgaatgaaaacatttgCTAGAAAATTGTATAGTCTAACATTGTTTGTTATCAATTGTGACAAGTACAGGACATCTCTATGTACTATCTAATCTATTGTCATGTGACACATGTCTAAAtgtcatttatttacagttttgtaaacatattttaaaatgtaatgaatTAGAAATGGAGCTACTATGAGTGCATATGGTTTTTTTTCCATATTTCAACCACGGAAGGTACTTCTAggttttaactgaaaaatattattaaaatatataattattatttactaaggCCATGTAAATAAGGTTTCTATTGGAATTATTTCCCACATTTCTGTGAATTAGTTTAAttccaatattttttctttaaaaaatttattgtatgttCAGCAACTGAAGTTTTGTAAGATTGTCATTTATGGGATGTATAGTAAATCAGGATTGCATTACAATTGCAGACGCCAATGAcccacggaaagtgattgtcAAAAAGCTGGCGCTGTGCGTTGCTGAACGTGATGACTTAGAGCTAGACCTCTCTGGAGACTTAACTGATCTCAAAAAACAggttagtatttataatatgttgaAGTAAACCTAACATTCtatgcatataaattattccatATGATAttggtaaattaatttaattttaatttaatagcatATGTTATTgagaaataataatctttctatgtcaaattacataaatagatGTGTAACTATACAAAATCTAAatagttattgaaaatatccATGGGTGGTTGTGGGCTGCCTTTGAATTTACTCAATTATTATGCAATTGTGTGTATTTGGTAGTCATAAGCCTAGTTTGATTaggatgtttttaaaatttaagagtGGCATTGCGTGTCGGGGAATTGTACAGGGGTTTTTGGTCGGTTGTGGCTttgtactaaatataaaacggAGTTCGTCATTGCTATATCAAACATCTCTTGGTATCATTGCTACTAGAATAGTGTAAGTGTGATAAGTTAAGCTTGGAAAATAATAAGGATAAATTAATGTGTAATTCAATTACTAACATTCCACTGTCCGTTGAATATAttgctaattatattataaatgttaagggcctaaagttatattaatggCGCAATTTTTTAGGAGCTTGGCACAGCTCGACATATgtccaaaataattatttttatatattttggaaataattgTAGTCAGTTTGTTATTCTATCTTTTTacattcaaattcaaaatcaatcatataggtaacgcagtgtatacttatgaacgtcaaaaaagaaatatacattaaatgcttctaattttacattaactgccagttcccaattcaagggcgtagaacggaagagaagaactggcaataaactctccgacGCTTTGATTAATCGCCAagctttttgttttacacaaggAGCTGCAATCATTATGAAAGTTAAAAAAGTATCTATATGTATACAGacagttcttaaatcaagggcgtagagcggatGAGAAGAACTGATAAGATATTTACCGCCGAGTTTTTTGTTTACTAGGAACGAGTCAAattgatgaaaaaaaaaaaacaattcgttagtttttaattaattacatatgaaCATTTTTAATCGTGATTTGTCGTCGTTTTAATCGTAATAGTGGACTGTTGAAATCGAAATCgctggatttttttttaacttcgtCCAAAAGTTTTCACCTTCGGAATAACTTCTATATAACGCTATATCGAATCAAAATCATTATCATATTCATGTTATGATGTTTTAACCGAAATCGTGTTAAttcaaactaattaaaattattgctaGCTTGTTATCAAGGAAAACTATAAGGATACAATTTTAAGAGATGCCTTCCTGAAAAGCAATGCCAGTATGCAATGAAGCGTAATGCATTTTGTTTCCTAGTTTCTCGTTTTATAGTTTAGCAcgattttaacttaaattgcatctatatattattatgtaaaactcattatgattattatataatgatagacgtatatattatgataatacttttaaaaataactattatatgaTACATGTGTGTTGTGGCGGTAAATTGAAAGAGAACTGACTGCATATCCGTTTTGAAAACTTCTATTCCTCAATCGAATTTTATGTAGGAATAATCTGAAACGAATATTTAACTGCCTGTTATATAGTCTAAATGTAGGCTGTTATTTGtacaatgttatatataacaagGGGGCAAGGatcgcctgatgttaagtgattccgccgcccatagacaatCACATTGCCAAAGGGCTCGTAAGTGcgttttatcatttaaaaaaaacaccagATTGTCTTTATTTTACGGTAATTATTTTGTGCATAATGCTAGTAACACTCGTTTACGTAATTCTACTTTTCAccataaatatagttatattttagattaccaagtaatcataaaagttaatgcgtttaaaaacaaataactgtttCAACaactttataatacatagacatttattcatttcgtctaagaaataatttgaaactttAAATGAGAGGTCTGTAAGTAAATTTCCTTAAAATGTATTGATGAACGAGTTTTCGTTTCCTTAGAACATTTaactgttattataaattacaaatgtttGTCACGCGTGCTGCGAACGATTACACGCCCAATAATTATTGTGGACATGACATGTGGTCTTTGCATTTATTGAGGTTTGGCTGGGCTCCAGATATGTTTAGTGTGCATTATGCAGTGATAAAACTATGCGTACGCACTGACCGCTTCATAAgtgttaaataacattaataatttacctattaattataaaacaacagATACCCAATAGTCCAACAATTATAAGTACGTTTTTTCACCGATGATAAAGTATCGAACACGAGCAATGTTGGTCTAGTGCACTGTACTTTTTTAAGGGCGTACCACAAAGTTTAAGAAATTctagaattataaaaaatatgcaaaaacaatacaaatagaaTCTACTTTTTATTCTCAACTGTCAAAACGGAGTTATAACGGGCCACATACTCATGTTGATGGATCCTCTTCGGGCCGTCCTTGGCCATCtctggtctagtggcttcagagtgcgactctcatccctgaggtcgtaggttcgagcctcggctgtgcaccaatggacattctttctatgtgcgcatttaacattcgcttgaacggcgaaggaaaataATGAGGTAACCGGTTTGCATTAGAGCCAAAACGTCGACAGCGGgtgtcaggcataggaggctgcttattagattgacaaatgatcatataATTCATGTATCTAAGGCCTAGATCTAAAACTTTGTAGCgccacttattttatttacaacaagGCCTACCCAACCCGACTTCATACACGGTTGTATTGTATCTCCCACTTGTTTCATTCACATTCCCTTAcgttatgtttttattcaaactGGCGTTTGTGTTTGTATTAGCTAAACAATAATGTAGCACAGAAGTGAAAAGACGCAACGAAGAAATAGCTATTTGATACCTTCTTTGTTCCTTGCATAATGTTCCTTTCCGTGTCTTGAGAGCGTCCTATTTACCACACTTATTGTAACTAATGAgcgcaataaaatattgcagGTTTTCACTATAAAGGAGGGTGTGCAATACAAAATAAGAATCGACTTCATAGTGCAGCGTGAGATCGTGCACGGGCTCAAGTACGTGCAAAAGACCTACCGTATGGGTGTCCCAGGTTAGTAAATCTACttaagtattgtcttttgttaacatagcttttacacattgaaagaaaacactgttttaccggattgaagctttgtattattataaacttataattattttacataattttaattttttccgatgTTTCCGACGCTCTGGAGTCGATGTCATCTccgggaaataaatacagataacacaactttctgtttcaccgtgaccatgcacTCTGTAATGCACGCGtactacaaataatacatagcttcaatccggtaaaaaagtgttttctttgaaATCTACTTgacttataacaaaaataagtttactagaatataatataccatgttaatactcggaacaaacgcaggctgtTTTTCCCCCGTACTAGGcatctaaagttagtaattctttttttgggaaaagggatgctcttctttaataaaattccagaggctcttttatttctgccttttaataaatttaagaaatgtattaaagacaagctgtgtaaaaaggcttagtgctagacaggctacttctaattaatttgctttaaaataagttgtgtttgatgatttgctattttaaaagagtaccaagtgttttttacgccggctttttctctcggcctacatgctccgtcttctttgccgatgagtagggatatgtctacctattcaaatttaatgacgtgtaataagtgatacttgcaccttatgttccataataaacatattttttgtttataataataataattaagccctTATAATCCGAAACTCTGTGATCTGTGatcctaaatatattttcactacTGTATATCTCGGAGGTCGGTGTGCCTCTTGGCAACAAGGCCGTCTAGCCGTTTATACTGTACTCTATCATTTGCGACTCTGTTAATTTGAGTTCGTCCTCCCATCTTTTGCGTTGTCGGCCTCTTCTTCGTTTTCGGTATATATGGTACCATTATGTCAATACTTTTCTCCGTTTTTCATGGGGACTACGCTACATGCATATAACCTGTCTGTCACACCCGTCCTACCTCTTAGGACTGTTTCTTTGCTTGCCTAAATTTCTTATTCTCAGCATGCTTCTTTCCATGGCTCTTTAGCAGTGTGCTAGCATGCTCCTAAGCTGGTTAGAGAGTGCCCAAGATTCGCAGCCATAGGCATGCACGGGCAGGGTAGAATACATGTGTTGAAGACTTTGCTCTTTAATCTCTAAGTTTTGCTGAAATCTGTTATTTTCATTGTCTCCCTCCGTGTCTAATATCTTTTTCATCCATTTGCATTGATCTCTTTGGTGGTTTTATCAGTTGGAAAGATTTAACTATTTCTAATTAACTTAATGTCCCCTTATAACTCCTAAAATGAGGCAGAGGTTGTCCACAGTCTCTATCgtgttcggtcttgagcctcgtataACTTAGTTTTCATACTGTCAAGTAGCCTATTATCCAGCATTGtccacattattaaaaaagctaAATTGTGGGTACAATATGATTTATAAGAAGCTCGTCACATTGCACACATTAACACAAAATCGTGCCAAAAGTggaaaaattttcaaaatgagggtaccatttatttaataatatttttttattacgataaATACTGCGATATATgagctattattatataagatttaGTAAGTTCTCTTtacctaattaaaatattataatctgtTTGTACGCTGCGCTGGATAGCCCCTGGTATGTATTAATATTCCATGCTGTGCAAGCATTAATATGCACTTATGTATTGTAATAcacttaattttatgtataaaataatataataaatatattttattaaaataatataataatgatttcaGTGGACAAAATGACACACATGGTCGGATCTTATCCCCCCAAAACCGAGATCCAGTCATATACCACGCCTCCTGAAGATGCGCCTTCGGGGATGATGGCGAGAGGATCCTACTCTGTCAACAGCCTCTTTACTGATGATGATAAGAATGTCCACCTTCAGTGGGAGTGGACCTTCGAGATCAAGAAGGATTGGAAGGATTAGATAGAATGGGTGAGGTCCAGTACTTCCAGCGTTGCGGTAAATTGACTGATTTTATAGTATATCTACTGTAGAAAGAGTAGTATTgcaaaaaatacagttaatttttgttaatacgataaaattttaagaaactATATAAAGAACTCTAAATTTTGGAGAAACCTGCTTACGTGTGGAATGGAAGTACTGGTGAATCTGCAGCCCAAAAGGAATTTGCCCATATCCAGCAAAATTTACATGAAAGCGaattaaaaatcaacaaaaaaagattaaCCCGATTAAAACGTGTTTATTGGGAGTTGAGGTTAAAACTGATTAGTTAACCAACAGGCTGTCAAACCCTTCAAATTGTGACAGCAATGGAAATGTCAGTGCTTTAGGTTAAcactaagaaaatatatataaatgtttgtttgaTTTGGGCAATTTCCTTTGAAAATTGTAAGCTTTTCATTAAAAAGCTCTCACGGTCAAGCGCACACTACAGAATGCTAAGtacaattataatgttttggtGATACAAAATGTacgaattatataaaaaaaatgtacaaataTACGTCTACcctccttttttattattttttatgaatgcaACAGGACATGCTTTTCAAGTGACAATGtctaataaattgaaaaaacatCGACTTCATTGTCCCGTTTGCGCCAGATCTCTCTCTCTTAGACTTACTTAAGTATGCACTCAtttcatcaatgttttgttataacgTTGTCACGTTAAACTCATCCGTAAACCGATTTTACAGACAACCGTGTTTTTAGTTGTCTGTAGCCATAGATCGCTGTATGAAGCGtcaatcttttttattttgctcGTTCTCTTTCTAAAGCTCGTTAAAATGTCATATATCGTTTATATCATATTGTATCTAGCATTCTGTTTATATGAAATGTAAAGACCATAGAGCCAGAGGTGAGCATAGAGTATGGATAGAAGGATAGAGCGGGGTGCCATAGATTTGGCATTTAGGGGCGCGACGAGTGATTAACGGTTAACCGTTTGTACAATTTTAGTGTCATATTTGTCTGTATTCAGTATTAATCGCTCGTTTCGCATCTGACATTAGTGCATTTTAATCTATATTGACTggactaaatattttttataaatactacaGATTCACAATTTTCGCGGTTTCTTTGTAAAATGCGTAGATTAAGGTAGGGTTAATGTTTAGTCAGTAGTTATAGTACTCAATCCTTTACTTATAATCACTCTTTAAGTACCCATTTGCTATTACAAAAGGTAATAGTCGATATTGGTGAGCCAATACGTTTTACCGATATTTTGACAGATGTCAAAGAGATGTTTATAGGTAAAGggatatatgtttaatattttcatgcATATATCTCacaaattcattattaatagctGGTTTGATACATATGATAACGTAACTATTTGGTCTCGgacatttaaaacaatttaagaaTGCCAAAAGTGACATCGTAATGTTTCTATTAATTGGTTTTGCTCGGACCAAAATAtcgtcaaatattttttgtacgaCTTTTCTACGACAGTTGAGAATCTATCATTTCGCCTCACATAAGAGAGAGCGggacaaatatatttctacaaaCATCATGTTGTAAGGGAATTCCCCGTTGGTGCATGGATATAGTCTATTTTTAATACGTAGCCTCTAACCAGCCAGATATGGCAATAATAGTCTTACTTTTGTATTCATTCATATTTTAGATCTTAGGGCTCGCGTGTATGGGTGTGGCTACACTTGGGGCGGTTTActgatttcaaaattaaaaaaaagtactaCTAAGAAAAAATTGTTCTGTTAGTTTTAACTAATATGATATTTGTGACGTTTGACAGGTGACATCTTACACCGTGATTCcatagacaatatttatatctgcATTATAGGAagcgatttttattatatactctCATCagtgaagtcgtaggttcgatccaaGGCTGTGCACGTttgaaatttctttttatgcgcatttaacattcgcttgaacggtgaaatCGTGAGGtaatcggcttgc containing:
- the LOC123711970 gene encoding rho GDP-dissociation inhibitor 1 isoform X1, which produces MSGEPDVARTPEEETEEEIKSSYKPPPEKTIEEILAADQEDESLRKYKEALLGQVQAGPVIVDANDPRKVIVKKLALCVAERDDLELDLSGDLTDLKKQVFTIKEGVQYKIRIDFIVQREIVHGLKYVQKTYRMGVPAPVDKMTHMVGSYPPKTEIQSYTTPPEDAPSGMMARGSYSVNSLFTDDDKNVHLQWEWTFEIKKDWKD
- the LOC123711970 gene encoding rho GDP-dissociation inhibitor 1 isoform X2, with protein sequence MSGEPDVARTPEEETEEEIKSSYKPPPEKTIEEILAADQEDESLRKYKEALLGQVQAGPVIVDANDPRKVIVKKLALCVAERDDLELDLSGDLTDLKKQVFTIKEGVQYKIRIDFIVQREIVHGLKYVQKTYRMGVPVDKMTHMVGSYPPKTEIQSYTTPPEDAPSGMMARGSYSVNSLFTDDDKNVHLQWEWTFEIKKDWKD